One Amaranthus tricolor cultivar Red isolate AtriRed21 chromosome 1, ASM2621246v1, whole genome shotgun sequence DNA window includes the following coding sequences:
- the LOC130823654 gene encoding ABSCISIC ACID-INSENSITIVE 5-like protein 2 isoform X1, producing the protein MGTQTMGSQGGVGDSSVIKIPSLSRQGSLYSLTLDEVQNQLGNLGKPFSSMNLDELLRSVGTVEAGASSDVGNGVEKLNQGAPGPSLNRQSSFNLSQDLSKKTVDEVWREIQQVKKSSQEEIPERQNTLGEMTLEEFLNQAGIVVDAVGVNGNGNGNGNDSSNTGENNMGSIDPNPGRHSNVPQQSQWMPYQVLPQQQQHSMMTIFMPGHHVPQPLAISGGALSDAAFADAQLAVSTTPLMGTMSDMQAIGRKRLAPGDVVEKTVERRQKRMIKNRESAARSRARKQAYTHELENKVSRLEEENERLRRMREVEKALPSVPPPQPKFQLRRTNSAPF; encoded by the exons ATGGGTACACAAACAATGGGATCTCAGGGTGGTGTAGGCGATTCTTCAGTAATAAAGATTCCATCTTTATCTAGACAAGGGTCTTTGTATAGCCTTACCCTTGATGAGGTTCAAAATCAGTTGGGAAATTTGGGGAAACCTTTTAGTAGTATGAATCTTGATGAACTTCTTAGGAGTGTAGGTACAGTGGAAGCTGGGGCAAGTAGTGATGTTGGCAATGGTGTTGAAAAACTCAACCAAGGAGCCCCTGGACCGTCGCTTAACCGACAATCGAGTTTTAATTTGTCACAGGATTTAAGTAAAAAGACGGTTGATGAAGTTTGGAGGGAGATTCAACAGGTTAAGAAGAGTAGTCAGGAAGAGATTCCTGAGAGACAGAATACATTGGGTGAGATGACATTGGAGGAGTTCTTAAATCAAGCTGGGATTGTTGTTGATGCAGTTGGTGTTAATGGGAACGGGAATGGGAACGGAAATGATAGCAGCAATACTGGTGAGAATAACATGGGGAGTATTGATCCGAATCCTGGACGACACTCAAATGTTCCTCAACAAAGTCAGTGGATGCCATACCAGGTGCTTCCTCAGCAGCAACAGCATAGTATGATGACAATATTTATGCCAGGACATCATGTTCCTCAGCCTCTTGCTATAAGTGGCGGGGCACTCTCGGATGCAGCTTTCGCTGATGCTCAGTTGGCAGTTTCGACCACCCCTTTGATGGGAACAATGTCAGATATGCAGGCAATTGGACGGAAAAGGCTTGCTCCTGGTGATGTGGTTGAGAAGACAGTTGAGAGGAGGCAGAAACGGATGATCAAGAACAGGGAATCTGCTGCACGTTCACGAGCTAGGAAACAG GCGTATACCCATGAATTGGAAAATAAAGTTTCACGGCTAGAAGAGGAGAATGAAAGGCTACGAAGGATGAGG GAGGTAGAGAAGGCCTTGCCAAGTGTTCCCCCCCCACAGCCCAAGTTCCAGCTTAGACGAACAAACTCAGCTCCTTTCTAG
- the LOC130823654 gene encoding ABSCISIC ACID-INSENSITIVE 5-like protein 2 isoform X2 yields MGTQTMGSQGGVGDSSVIKIPSLSRQGSLYSLTLDEVQNQLGNLGKPFSSMNLDELLRSVGTVEAGASSDVGNGVEKLNQGAPGPSLNRQSSFNLSQDLSKKTVDEVWREIQQVKKSSQEEIPERQNTLGEMTLEEFLNQAGIVVDAVGVNGNGNGNGNDSSNTGENNMGSIDPNPGRHSNVPQQSQWMPYQVLPQQQQHSMMTIFMPGHHVPQPLAISGGALSDAAFADAQLAVSTTPLMGTMSDMQAIGRKRLAPGDVVEKTVERRQKRMIKNRESAARSRARKQAYTHELENKVSRLEEENERLRRMRLLMMFAIRITRKEPLY; encoded by the exons ATGGGTACACAAACAATGGGATCTCAGGGTGGTGTAGGCGATTCTTCAGTAATAAAGATTCCATCTTTATCTAGACAAGGGTCTTTGTATAGCCTTACCCTTGATGAGGTTCAAAATCAGTTGGGAAATTTGGGGAAACCTTTTAGTAGTATGAATCTTGATGAACTTCTTAGGAGTGTAGGTACAGTGGAAGCTGGGGCAAGTAGTGATGTTGGCAATGGTGTTGAAAAACTCAACCAAGGAGCCCCTGGACCGTCGCTTAACCGACAATCGAGTTTTAATTTGTCACAGGATTTAAGTAAAAAGACGGTTGATGAAGTTTGGAGGGAGATTCAACAGGTTAAGAAGAGTAGTCAGGAAGAGATTCCTGAGAGACAGAATACATTGGGTGAGATGACATTGGAGGAGTTCTTAAATCAAGCTGGGATTGTTGTTGATGCAGTTGGTGTTAATGGGAACGGGAATGGGAACGGAAATGATAGCAGCAATACTGGTGAGAATAACATGGGGAGTATTGATCCGAATCCTGGACGACACTCAAATGTTCCTCAACAAAGTCAGTGGATGCCATACCAGGTGCTTCCTCAGCAGCAACAGCATAGTATGATGACAATATTTATGCCAGGACATCATGTTCCTCAGCCTCTTGCTATAAGTGGCGGGGCACTCTCGGATGCAGCTTTCGCTGATGCTCAGTTGGCAGTTTCGACCACCCCTTTGATGGGAACAATGTCAGATATGCAGGCAATTGGACGGAAAAGGCTTGCTCCTGGTGATGTGGTTGAGAAGACAGTTGAGAGGAGGCAGAAACGGATGATCAAGAACAGGGAATCTGCTGCACGTTCACGAGCTAGGAAACAG GCGTATACCCATGAATTGGAAAATAAAGTTTCACGGCTAGAAGAGGAGAATGAAAGGCTACGAAGGATGAGG TTGCTGATGATGTTTGCTATAAGAATCACTCGGAAAGAACCTCTTTATTAg
- the LOC130823654 gene encoding ABSCISIC ACID-INSENSITIVE 5-like protein 2 isoform X3, which translates to MGTQTMGSQGGVGDSSVIKIPSLSRQGSLYSLTLDEVQNQLGNLGKPFSSMNLDELLRSVGTVEAGASSDVGNGVEKLNQGAPGPSLNRQSSFNLSQDLSKKTVDEVWREIQQVKKSSQEEIPERQNTLGEMTLEEFLNQAGIVVDAVGVNGNGNGNGNDSSNTGENNMGSIDPNPGRHSNVPQQSQWMPYQVLPQQQQHSMMTIFMPGHHVPQPLAISGGALSDAAFADAQLAVSTTPLMGTMSDMQAIGRKRLAPGDVVEKTVERRQKRMIKNRESAARSRARKQAYTHELENKVSRLEEENERLRRMRGCSAVS; encoded by the exons ATGGGTACACAAACAATGGGATCTCAGGGTGGTGTAGGCGATTCTTCAGTAATAAAGATTCCATCTTTATCTAGACAAGGGTCTTTGTATAGCCTTACCCTTGATGAGGTTCAAAATCAGTTGGGAAATTTGGGGAAACCTTTTAGTAGTATGAATCTTGATGAACTTCTTAGGAGTGTAGGTACAGTGGAAGCTGGGGCAAGTAGTGATGTTGGCAATGGTGTTGAAAAACTCAACCAAGGAGCCCCTGGACCGTCGCTTAACCGACAATCGAGTTTTAATTTGTCACAGGATTTAAGTAAAAAGACGGTTGATGAAGTTTGGAGGGAGATTCAACAGGTTAAGAAGAGTAGTCAGGAAGAGATTCCTGAGAGACAGAATACATTGGGTGAGATGACATTGGAGGAGTTCTTAAATCAAGCTGGGATTGTTGTTGATGCAGTTGGTGTTAATGGGAACGGGAATGGGAACGGAAATGATAGCAGCAATACTGGTGAGAATAACATGGGGAGTATTGATCCGAATCCTGGACGACACTCAAATGTTCCTCAACAAAGTCAGTGGATGCCATACCAGGTGCTTCCTCAGCAGCAACAGCATAGTATGATGACAATATTTATGCCAGGACATCATGTTCCTCAGCCTCTTGCTATAAGTGGCGGGGCACTCTCGGATGCAGCTTTCGCTGATGCTCAGTTGGCAGTTTCGACCACCCCTTTGATGGGAACAATGTCAGATATGCAGGCAATTGGACGGAAAAGGCTTGCTCCTGGTGATGTGGTTGAGAAGACAGTTGAGAGGAGGCAGAAACGGATGATCAAGAACAGGGAATCTGCTGCACGTTCACGAGCTAGGAAACAG GCGTATACCCATGAATTGGAAAATAAAGTTTCACGGCTAGAAGAGGAGAATGAAAGGCTACGAAGGATGAGG GGGTGTTCGGCTGTAAGCTAG
- the LOC130811308 gene encoding uncharacterized protein LOC130811308, protein MTNNTTMINLNSKRGGREAANKIKFDEEKFKAIKYEFKGTQHSIAKQMDVSQTTIGIWPFITQPAKRSSKNRKRGELETKPIQSITKEHIRAMLITNVLPSIRAKWPAGLSKHIYIQQDNAKPHIAHNDREFLEEAMKDGFNIQLLQQPPNSPDMNVLDLGFFRSIQALQYQKAAYNVTKLLRAVNNAFQNLSPQCLRFVFITLQACMIEVMKRQGGFDYHIPHMNKTKAAREGTLPDYLSIDKQLVVDSLQHLFTKLSTEKMNQLVELIGYAGGID, encoded by the exons gcaaacaaaatcaaattcgatgaagaaaaatttaagGCCATTAAATATGAATTCAAGGGTACTCAGCATTCAATAGCAAAGCAGATGGACGTGTCACAAACAACG ATAGGCATTTGGCCATTTATTACACAGCCagcaaaaagaagctcaaagAACAGGAAAAGGGGAGAGTTGGAAACaaaaccaatacaatcaatcacaaaaGAGCACATTAGAGCAATGCTTATCACTAATGTGCTGCCATCCATAAGAGCAAAATGGCCTGCAGGATTGTCAAAGCATATTTACATTCAACAAGACAATGCCAAACCGCATATAGCACACAATGACAGAGAATTTTTAGAAGAGGCAATGAAAGATGGATTTAATATACAATTACTGCAACAACCTCCAAATTCCCCTGACATGAACGTGCTAGATCTAGGtttttttagatcaattcaagctttgcaATATCAAAAAGCTGCTTACAATGTAACAAAATTACTTAGGGCTGTGAATAATGCATTTCAGAATCTAAGTCCACAATGTTTAAGGTTTGTATTCATCACTTTACAAGCTTGTATGATAGAGGTCATGAAAAGACAAGGGGGGTTTGACTATCACAttcctcacatgaacaaaacaaaggcaGCAAGGGAAGGGACTTTACCAGATTACCTGAGTATTGACAAACAATTGGTTGTTGATTCACTTcaacatttattcacaaagctaaGTACAGAAAAAATGAATCAGCTTGTGGAACTGATTGGCTATGCAGGGGGGATTGATTAA